One genomic window of Paenibacillus xylanilyticus includes the following:
- a CDS encoding SRPBCC family protein gives MTSSSSALPDIRQQLVLHAPLEKVWETVSTAEGMEAWFMPSNLEPVEGHEFVLEAGPFGKSPCRVTEVQPLHKLSFQWGKDWALTFELQEQPEGTAFTLVHSGWDSDKLTEFGQAHAIVRERMEQGWSGIVQKLSQVVSG, from the coding sequence ATGACATCATCATCGAGCGCACTGCCGGACATTCGGCAGCAATTGGTACTTCATGCACCGCTGGAAAAGGTATGGGAGACTGTCTCAACGGCAGAAGGCATGGAAGCCTGGTTTATGCCAAGTAATCTGGAGCCGGTGGAAGGACATGAATTCGTGCTGGAGGCGGGACCTTTTGGCAAATCACCATGCCGGGTGACGGAAGTTCAGCCGCTTCATAAGCTCTCCTTTCAATGGGGCAAGGATTGGGCACTAACCTTCGAACTGCAGGAGCAGCCGGAAGGTACAGCATTTACGTTGGTTCACAGTGGTTGGGATTCTGATAAACTGACTGAATTCGGACAGGCGCATGCCATCGTGCGCGAGCGAATGGAGCAGGGCTGGTCAGGCATCGTACAGAAACTGTCACAGGTTGTAAGCGGGTAA
- a CDS encoding NADH:flavin oxidoreductase/NADH oxidase: MSEKLFSPYQFKGLQLNNRVVMAPMCQYSVTAKDGIPNDWHQVHYVSRAVGGTGLIVIEMTDVEPDGRITDNDLGIWSDAHIPAFAKLVDGMHAHGSKVAIQIAHAGRKAEDAEQPVAPSVVTFPGEDFREPRALTTEEVEAMVQKFADGVRRAVQAGVDAIELHGAHGYLIHQFHSKLMNHREDVYGQDLARFGVEIIRAVKKEMPEDMPLIMRISAIEYADGGYDIEHTLEMARAYQAAGVDIFHISSGGEGPAGQRKPGNYPGYQVPFARRFREELNVPVIAVGLLDDAALAQAVIGNGDADLVAVGRGMLRDPYWANHAALELGVSKDKAAIAEQYSRGY, translated from the coding sequence ATGTCAGAGAAATTATTTTCCCCCTATCAGTTCAAGGGGCTTCAACTGAATAACCGTGTAGTTATGGCGCCCATGTGCCAGTACTCGGTAACTGCCAAGGATGGCATCCCGAATGATTGGCATCAGGTTCACTATGTAAGTCGTGCGGTTGGGGGTACAGGCCTGATTGTCATCGAAATGACAGATGTTGAACCAGATGGCCGCATTACCGATAACGACCTGGGCATCTGGTCAGACGCGCATATTCCGGCCTTTGCCAAGCTGGTAGATGGCATGCATGCCCATGGCTCGAAAGTGGCGATTCAAATTGCACATGCTGGGCGAAAAGCAGAGGATGCAGAGCAGCCGGTAGCTCCATCCGTGGTCACTTTCCCGGGTGAAGACTTTAGGGAGCCTCGTGCGTTAACTACCGAAGAAGTAGAAGCAATGGTACAGAAATTTGCGGACGGTGTTCGCCGCGCAGTACAGGCTGGAGTGGATGCCATTGAGCTGCACGGAGCACATGGATATCTCATTCACCAGTTCCATTCCAAGCTGATGAATCATCGTGAAGATGTATATGGACAGGATCTGGCTCGATTCGGCGTTGAGATTATTCGTGCGGTGAAAAAGGAAATGCCGGAAGACATGCCGCTCATCATGCGCATATCTGCAATTGAATACGCTGATGGCGGCTACGATATTGAGCACACCTTGGAAATGGCTCGTGCCTATCAGGCAGCAGGTGTGGACATATTCCACATCAGTTCTGGCGGAGAAGGACCTGCTGGACAACGGAAGCCGGGTAACTACCCAGGTTATCAAGTTCCATTTGCCCGTCGTTTCCGCGAAGAACTGAACGTTCCGGTGATTGCAGTAGGGCTGCTGGATGACGCAGCTCTCGCTCAAGCGGTTATTGGCAACGGCGATGCCGATCTGGTTGCAGTGGGCAGAGGCATGCTGCGCGATCCGTACTGGGCTAACCATGCGGCTCTGGAGCTTGGCGTTAGCAAGGATAAGGCAGCGATTGCGGAGCAATATTCCCGCGGTTATTAA
- the pepT gene encoding peptidase T, with product MKDILIERLTTYAQMDTQSDENSETCPSTPGQLALGEYLVGECKAIGLQDVTMDENGYVMATLPSNTDKEVPVIGFLAHLDTATDFTGKNVKPQVIDQYDGQDIVLNQELDVVLSTTDFPELLEYKGHTLMTTDGTTLLGADNKAGIAEIMTAMEYLIAHPEIKHGKIRVAFTPDEEIGRGPHKFDVPAFGAKYAYTVDGGPLGELEYESFNAAAAKITVKGTNVHPGTAKNKMVNSAKIAMEFNRRLPAEEAPEFTEGYEGFYHLISIEGDVEQTQLSYIIRDFDRAKFEERKAYVLKVAEELQGKYGEKSITVQLNDQYYNMREKIEPVRQIVDIAHEAMTRLDIEPVIRPIRGGTDGSQLSYMGMPTPNIFTGGENYHGKFEYVSVDNMVKATQVIVEIAQLFEERGDI from the coding sequence GTGAAAGATATTTTAATCGAGCGACTGACAACTTATGCTCAAATGGATACACAATCGGATGAAAACAGTGAAACCTGCCCCTCCACGCCGGGCCAACTCGCCTTGGGCGAATACCTTGTAGGGGAATGCAAGGCCATTGGTTTACAGGATGTAACGATGGACGAGAATGGCTATGTCATGGCTACTCTGCCATCCAACACGGACAAGGAGGTACCCGTAATCGGCTTCCTGGCTCACTTGGATACAGCGACAGACTTCACTGGCAAAAATGTTAAGCCGCAGGTCATCGACCAGTATGATGGTCAGGATATCGTATTGAACCAGGAGCTGGATGTGGTACTGTCTACCACGGACTTCCCCGAACTGCTTGAATACAAGGGTCACACCCTCATGACAACCGATGGGACAACCTTGCTGGGTGCCGACAACAAGGCAGGTATTGCCGAAATCATGACGGCAATGGAATATCTGATCGCTCATCCGGAGATCAAACACGGAAAGATCAGGGTTGCCTTCACTCCCGACGAAGAGATTGGACGCGGACCGCATAAGTTCGACGTGCCTGCTTTTGGAGCCAAGTATGCCTACACGGTAGATGGCGGGCCACTGGGAGAGCTTGAATATGAGAGCTTCAATGCGGCTGCAGCCAAAATTACAGTCAAAGGTACGAATGTTCACCCTGGAACCGCGAAAAACAAAATGGTCAATTCGGCCAAAATCGCCATGGAGTTCAACCGCCGTCTGCCTGCGGAAGAGGCTCCCGAATTCACGGAGGGGTATGAGGGGTTCTACCATCTTATATCCATTGAAGGCGATGTAGAGCAAACGCAGCTCAGCTATATCATTCGTGATTTTGACCGGGCGAAGTTTGAAGAACGCAAAGCCTATGTATTGAAGGTTGCGGAAGAGCTCCAAGGCAAGTATGGAGAGAAGAGCATCACCGTGCAGCTGAATGATCAATACTACAATATGCGTGAAAAGATCGAACCTGTTCGCCAGATTGTTGACATTGCGCATGAAGCCATGACTCGTCTGGACATTGAGCCCGTTATTCGCCCCATCCGCGGAGGAACGGACGGTTCCCAGCTCTCGTATATGGGCATGCCTACACCAAACATCTTCACAGGCGGCGAAAACTACCACGGCAAATTCGAGTATGTTTCGGTTGATAACATGGTGAAAGCCACTCAGGTTATCGTGGAGATTGCTCAATTATTTGAAGAGCGCGGCGATATTTAA
- a CDS encoding Crp/Fnr family transcriptional regulator, giving the protein MREIMDFGRMRQLAREHGLDQVLDEPALAELRLLEASKGEIICAKGERPERFYFLVEGKLKIYTTLPNGKSLLLRFSTPPALVGDLELVNGKEAKNTVESVNKSLLLGVSYRYLQNTYADNPKFLHFMLNHVTHKLYTFSNLSSLNLLYPVESRFASYLLSTMEQGEQVTEEIQTSKLTELADMLGTSYRHLNRVIHDLCDRQIIRKEQRKIVICHLEQLREIAGGNMYE; this is encoded by the coding sequence ATGAGAGAAATCATGGATTTTGGGCGGATGCGTCAGCTGGCACGTGAACATGGTCTGGATCAGGTGCTGGATGAGCCTGCGCTTGCAGAATTAAGACTACTGGAAGCCTCCAAAGGTGAGATTATATGTGCGAAGGGAGAACGGCCGGAACGGTTCTATTTTCTTGTTGAAGGCAAACTGAAGATTTATACGACACTGCCTAACGGCAAGTCATTGCTGCTCCGTTTCAGCACGCCGCCAGCCCTCGTGGGTGATCTGGAGCTGGTCAATGGAAAGGAAGCCAAGAATACGGTTGAATCTGTCAACAAAAGTCTGCTGCTGGGCGTTAGCTATCGTTACCTTCAAAACACGTATGCGGATAACCCAAAATTCCTGCATTTCATGCTTAATCATGTGACCCATAAACTGTATACGTTCTCCAATTTATCGAGCCTGAATCTGCTGTACCCGGTAGAAAGCAGGTTTGCCAGCTATCTGTTGTCAACGATGGAGCAGGGCGAGCAGGTGACGGAAGAGATCCAAACGTCCAAGCTGACAGAGCTGGCAGATATGCTGGGGACGAGCTACCGACATCTGAACCGGGTAATCCATGATCTCTGTGATCGGCAGATTATCCGTAAGGAACAGCGCAAGATTGTCATCTGTCATTTGGAGCAATTGCGCGAGATTGCCGGAGGGAACATGTATGAATAA
- a CDS encoding methyl-accepting chemotaxis protein translates to MNVVDALLKVMPYISLILREPAGLTVYDHEKVLYAVANERFNLGFEKGEPLLDDYKNFTALTNGREPSLTKLPPEVYGIELDILNIPIFDDNNEVVAIFCISYDQSNQNQLEAIIQENQSINSNLVEMVQHVAAHAEELQATSEQILENTRLAVQNSAEINKVAGFIREVSEQTNLLGLNAAIEAARVGEAGAGFGVVASEVRKLSVDAKQATTDIDASLKDVQQVIKQMEVEVSQIAASSQEQATLVSSFTDVIEKLNETGDRMKMLADQLISYSVHTK, encoded by the coding sequence ATGAATGTTGTAGATGCACTTCTGAAAGTTATGCCTTATATTAGCCTGATTCTTAGAGAACCAGCCGGTTTGACTGTGTATGATCATGAGAAAGTATTGTACGCCGTTGCCAATGAGAGATTCAATCTCGGTTTTGAAAAAGGTGAGCCACTGCTGGACGATTATAAAAACTTTACAGCTCTGACTAACGGGCGCGAACCTTCGCTCACCAAACTGCCCCCAGAAGTCTACGGAATTGAGCTGGATATTTTGAACATTCCTATCTTTGATGACAATAATGAAGTTGTTGCCATTTTCTGCATATCCTACGATCAATCCAATCAGAATCAGCTAGAAGCCATTATACAAGAAAATCAATCCATTAATAGCAACCTGGTGGAGATGGTTCAGCACGTAGCAGCTCATGCCGAGGAATTGCAGGCGACCAGTGAACAAATTCTGGAGAACACACGCCTTGCAGTCCAAAACTCCGCTGAAATCAATAAGGTTGCCGGATTCATCCGGGAAGTCTCCGAACAAACGAACCTGCTGGGCCTGAATGCTGCTATTGAAGCAGCGCGTGTAGGCGAGGCTGGTGCAGGCTTTGGCGTTGTTGCTTCCGAAGTGCGCAAGCTCTCCGTGGACGCCAAGCAGGCGACAACCGATATTGATGCAAGTCTGAAAGACGTTCAACAGGTCATTAAACAGATGGAAGTGGAAGTTTCACAGATTGCTGCCTCTTCCCAGGAACAAGCCACTCTTGTATCCTCCTTCACCGATGTCATTGAGAAACTGAATGAAACGGGCGACCGGATGAAAATGCTGGCAGATCAACTGATCAGTTACTCTGTTCATACAAAGTAA
- a CDS encoding alanine/glycine:cation symporter family protein — MEQTIQDIVVVFNDFLWSKLLILLLVVCGIYFTTKTRFMQFRMIGDMVKVLAEPKSKEADKISPFQAFCISMAARVGTGNITGIALAIALGGPGAVFWMWIIAIIGSASSFVESTLAQIYKVKDNGVFRGGPAYYMERGLGKRWMGVLFAILITLSFGLVFNAVQSNTITVAFQNSFGLDRLTVGIVMAVIFAGIIMGGVKRIAKASEYIVVVLAVLYIGVAAFVVLANITQLPAMIVLIVKNAFGIEQVAGGTLGAALMNGVKRGLFSNEAGMGSAPNAAATADTTHPVKQGLIQAFGVLTDTLVICTSTAMIILLSGVYEGSNLGGIELTQAALSVHIGSWASGFLAVMVFLFAFSTLIGNYYYGETNIEFIKSNKMWLWVYRIGVIAMVLFGAIAKVQLVWDLADLFMGLMVVVNLIAILMLSKVTFEALKDYKRQKAEGRDPVFTRDLIHIPGEVECWESEAGVTGTQEMKIAK; from the coding sequence ATGGAGCAAACGATACAAGATATTGTCGTTGTTTTCAACGATTTTTTATGGTCCAAGCTGTTGATCCTGTTGCTGGTCGTATGCGGGATTTACTTCACGACCAAGACAAGGTTCATGCAGTTCCGCATGATCGGAGACATGGTCAAGGTGCTGGCTGAGCCCAAAAGCAAGGAAGCGGATAAAATCTCGCCTTTTCAGGCGTTCTGTATTAGCATGGCTGCCCGTGTAGGTACCGGTAATATTACGGGAATTGCGCTGGCTATTGCCCTTGGGGGACCGGGTGCTGTGTTCTGGATGTGGATCATTGCAATTATCGGCTCAGCCTCCAGTTTCGTAGAGAGTACACTCGCACAGATCTATAAAGTGAAGGATAATGGGGTCTTCCGCGGAGGACCGGCTTATTATATGGAACGTGGGCTAGGCAAACGGTGGATGGGGGTATTGTTTGCCATTCTCATTACCCTTTCGTTCGGCCTTGTCTTTAACGCTGTGCAGTCCAACACGATCACTGTGGCATTCCAGAATTCGTTCGGTCTCGATCGGTTGACGGTAGGTATTGTAATGGCAGTGATCTTCGCCGGAATCATTATGGGCGGCGTGAAACGGATTGCCAAGGCATCCGAATACATTGTGGTGGTCCTTGCTGTGCTGTATATCGGGGTTGCTGCATTTGTAGTGCTGGCGAATATCACGCAGCTTCCGGCCATGATCGTGCTAATCGTAAAAAATGCCTTCGGCATTGAACAGGTCGCCGGTGGTACATTAGGTGCAGCGCTGATGAACGGCGTCAAGCGTGGATTGTTCTCCAACGAAGCGGGAATGGGTAGTGCGCCTAATGCCGCAGCTACGGCGGATACGACACACCCGGTCAAGCAGGGACTTATTCAGGCTTTTGGCGTGCTAACCGATACCCTTGTTATCTGTACAAGTACGGCCATGATTATATTGCTGTCCGGAGTCTACGAAGGCTCCAACCTGGGGGGCATTGAATTGACCCAGGCAGCATTGAGTGTGCATATCGGATCTTGGGCATCAGGCTTTTTGGCTGTTATGGTTTTCCTGTTTGCCTTCAGTACACTCATCGGGAATTATTATTACGGGGAGACCAATATTGAGTTTATCAAGTCCAATAAAATGTGGCTGTGGGTGTACCGAATTGGCGTCATCGCCATGGTGCTGTTTGGTGCAATAGCCAAAGTGCAGCTGGTCTGGGATCTGGCGGATCTCTTTATGGGGCTGATGGTCGTCGTCAATCTGATTGCGATCCTCATGTTGTCCAAGGTCACGTTTGAAGCGCTGAAGGATTACAAAAGACAGAAGGCTGAGGGGCGTGACCCCGTCTTTACCCGTGACCTTATTCATATTCCGGGTGAGGTGGAGTGCTGGGAGTCTGAAGCGGGCGTAACAGGAACCCAAGAGATGAAGATTGCAAAGTAG
- a CDS encoding response regulator has translation MRYFIVDDDPGVRSMLMDIIEDEGLGEIAGEAEDGAHIHAELLELQKVDVLLIDLLMPHRDGIQTVRALEGRFEGKIVMISQIESKNMIGEAYSLGIEYYITKPINRLEILSVLRLVEERLRMQQSIKDIQRTLQGLTGIQSAGRQTAPAPNKTIATAGHFLLSEMGMIGEAGSKDLLDMLEYLEQIEAEDHTISPYTFPSLKDIFQNIAIRKLGTDASATEITKEVKASEQRVRRAIFQTLSHVVSLGLTDYTHPKFENYASKFFDFTEIRKKMLELQNNVEPSLSQTRINTKKFVQVLYMEAKRLLH, from the coding sequence ATACGTTATTTTATCGTGGATGATGATCCTGGCGTTCGTTCCATGCTGATGGATATTATTGAAGATGAGGGATTGGGCGAGATTGCCGGAGAAGCAGAGGACGGAGCTCACATCCATGCCGAGCTGCTGGAATTACAGAAGGTAGACGTGTTGCTGATTGATCTGCTCATGCCCCATCGGGACGGAATTCAGACCGTACGTGCACTGGAAGGAAGATTCGAGGGCAAGATCGTGATGATCTCCCAGATTGAATCCAAAAACATGATCGGTGAAGCCTACTCGCTAGGCATCGAATACTACATTACGAAGCCGATTAATCGGCTGGAGATTCTATCCGTTCTCCGTCTGGTCGAAGAACGTCTGCGGATGCAGCAGTCCATTAAGGATATTCAGCGGACATTGCAGGGATTGACCGGCATCCAATCTGCCGGACGCCAAACCGCGCCTGCCCCTAATAAAACCATTGCGACCGCAGGACATTTCCTTCTCTCGGAAATGGGCATGATTGGTGAAGCAGGCAGCAAGGATCTGCTGGACATGCTCGAATATCTGGAACAGATTGAAGCTGAAGATCACACCATATCGCCTTATACATTCCCGTCGCTCAAGGATATTTTTCAGAATATCGCGATTCGCAAACTGGGAACGGATGCCTCGGCCACAGAAATAACCAAAGAGGTCAAGGCCTCAGAGCAGCGTGTTCGCCGGGCAATATTTCAAACGTTAAGTCATGTGGTGTCCCTGGGATTAACGGATTACACACATCCCAAGTTCGAGAACTATGCGTCTAAATTCTTCGATTTTACGGAAATTCGCAAAAAAATGCTGGAGCTGCAGAACAATGTGGAGCCTTCCTTGTCCCAGACTCGAATAAATACCAAAAAATTTGTTCAGGTACTGTATATGGAAGCCAAGCGGCTTTTGCACTGA
- a CDS encoding aspartyl-phosphate phosphatase Spo0E family protein, whose translation MVMSLDLKNQIEKARHNLHMLVEHHEGGLGHPDVIRQSMALDELINEYNRMKRNQTRA comes from the coding sequence ATGGTTATGAGTTTGGATCTAAAAAATCAAATCGAAAAAGCCAGACATAACCTTCATATGTTGGTAGAACATCACGAGGGTGGGCTTGGGCATCCGGATGTCATCAGACAATCCATGGCATTGGATGAATTGATTAATGAATATAATCGAATGAAGCGAAACCAGACAAGAGCTTGA
- a CDS encoding acetate uptake transporter — protein sequence MQTDSRTQVKIINADPSAMGLFGLAIVTLVASSQKLGITDGLSYAIPWAIFLGAFAQLFACIQDSKRNNTFGTTAFGAYAFFWFAMGANWLIKMGVFGSTLAEQADGKQLGFAFAGYLVFTLFMTLGAVEANKVLLIIFILIDFLFLGLTFDAFGVAPHVFHTIAAYAEMGIGIVSLYGTGASVLNAHFGYTFLPVGGPSGIFKAKV from the coding sequence ATGCAAACCGATTCACGGACTCAAGTTAAAATCATAAACGCCGATCCCAGCGCAATGGGATTATTTGGGCTGGCTATTGTGACCCTGGTCGCTTCCTCCCAGAAACTCGGCATTACGGACGGACTCAGCTATGCTATTCCATGGGCAATCTTCCTGGGTGCATTTGCACAGTTGTTCGCCTGTATCCAGGATTCCAAACGCAATAATACATTTGGCACGACTGCTTTTGGCGCATACGCATTTTTCTGGTTTGCGATGGGTGCCAACTGGCTGATTAAAATGGGCGTGTTTGGCTCCACCCTGGCAGAACAGGCTGACGGTAAACAGCTCGGATTTGCTTTTGCCGGATACCTCGTATTCACCCTGTTCATGACGCTGGGCGCTGTGGAAGCCAATAAAGTACTGCTCATCATTTTCATTCTGATTGACTTCTTGTTCCTTGGCCTGACGTTTGATGCTTTCGGCGTAGCTCCTCACGTCTTCCATACCATCGCAGCATATGCTGAAATGGGTATTGGTATCGTGTCGCTCTACGGCACAGGAGCTTCTGTACTGAATGCTCATTTCGGTTATACTTTCCTGCCAGTAGGCGGACCGTCCGGCATCTTCAAAGCCAAGGTTTAA
- a CDS encoding acyl-CoA thioesterase encodes MREIPKATESEQAEKKYVRETRCFKTARVFPNDVNNHNTLFGGKLMSYIDDIASIAASKLCRVNTVTASTDSVDFLYPINPTDSVTLESFATWTGRSSMEIFVKVIREDLKTGEKKIAATAFLTFVALDENNRKLIVPRLIPETEEEKKLYETAPDRAAMRKQRREESKKFADFLTVTYPWE; translated from the coding sequence ATGAGAGAGATACCTAAAGCTACAGAGTCCGAACAAGCGGAGAAGAAATATGTGCGTGAAACTCGCTGTTTCAAGACCGCACGAGTATTCCCGAACGATGTGAACAACCATAACACTTTATTCGGCGGCAAGTTGATGTCCTACATTGATGATATTGCATCCATTGCCGCTTCCAAACTATGCCGGGTCAATACAGTAACAGCTTCAACCGACTCAGTCGACTTTCTGTATCCCATTAACCCAACCGATTCCGTTACACTGGAGTCCTTTGCAACCTGGACAGGACGCAGCTCCATGGAGATATTTGTGAAGGTCATTCGTGAGGACTTGAAGACAGGGGAGAAAAAGATTGCGGCAACGGCATTTCTGACCTTTGTGGCGTTGGATGAAAATAATCGAAAACTCATTGTCCCCCGACTCATTCCGGAGACGGAAGAAGAGAAGAAACTATATGAGACCGCTCCAGATCGGGCGGCCATGCGGAAGCAGCGGCGGGAAGAGAGCAAGAAATTCGCTGACTTCCTTACCGTCACCTATCCTTGGGAGTAG
- a CDS encoding anthranilate phosphoribosyltransferase, whose amino-acid sequence MDMSEILREVGRGKRGSRDLNYAEALAVAEHILRQEVSPAQTAAFLMAERMKMENVEELEAFVHACRNSADRLSVFHDGLDCAGPYDGRTKSFMATFPVAFVLAAAGLPVTLHGSEPLPPKWGVTLSTLLREAGIDTRKMDREEARVAAQRTDVMYVSSEEWCGPLRQLRPLREELGFRTVFNTAEKLIDYNHSPYLVFGVFHNTFLDRIAKLLTRFGYRRAYVVQGMEGSEDLYIDRPTRVYAVENGDARLELVDPAAYELDIPVPEMAWTAAKQLEVAQSVLSGEGHIAFVNQVLLNGGFRLYVTGRVNSIEEGIYTCQGLLDSGAAYRKYQQWTVSMGGELPDSRTVSTYPATSR is encoded by the coding sequence ATGGATATGTCTGAGATTCTCAGGGAGGTTGGACGTGGAAAGCGCGGTTCGCGTGATCTGAATTATGCCGAGGCGCTGGCTGTAGCCGAGCACATTCTGAGACAGGAGGTGTCACCTGCTCAGACAGCCGCTTTTCTAATGGCGGAGCGAATGAAGATGGAGAATGTCGAAGAACTGGAGGCCTTTGTTCATGCATGCCGGAACAGCGCAGACCGTCTGTCTGTATTTCACGATGGACTTGACTGCGCAGGTCCTTATGATGGACGGACCAAATCGTTCATGGCTACCTTTCCGGTTGCCTTTGTACTGGCAGCTGCCGGGCTTCCGGTGACATTGCACGGAAGCGAGCCTCTGCCGCCCAAGTGGGGGGTAACCCTGTCCACGCTGCTCAGGGAAGCGGGTATTGATACAAGGAAAATGGATCGGGAAGAAGCCAGAGTGGCGGCGCAGAGAACGGATGTCATGTACGTATCCTCCGAAGAGTGGTGCGGTCCACTTCGGCAGCTGAGACCGCTTCGTGAAGAACTTGGCTTTCGTACCGTGTTTAATACAGCGGAGAAGCTGATTGATTACAACCATTCGCCGTATCTTGTTTTTGGCGTATTTCATAATACATTTCTGGATCGGATCGCGAAGCTGCTTACCCGCTTTGGATACCGCCGTGCTTATGTGGTACAGGGAATGGAAGGTTCGGAAGACCTGTATATTGATCGGCCTACACGTGTTTATGCTGTGGAAAACGGAGATGCAAGACTGGAACTGGTAGACCCTGCCGCTTATGAGCTGGATATTCCTGTACCTGAGATGGCATGGACAGCCGCGAAGCAGCTTGAAGTGGCACAATCGGTGCTCAGCGGAGAGGGGCATATCGCTTTTGTGAATCAGGTGTTGTTGAATGGTGGCTTCCGTCTGTATGTAACAGGCCGTGTCAATTCGATTGAAGAGGGCATCTATACCTGCCAAGGTTTACTGGATAGCGGTGCTGCGTACCGGAAGTATCAGCAATGGACCGTCTCCATGGGTGGGGAACTACCGGATAGCAGAACAGTGTCCACGTATCCGGCTACCTCCAGATGA
- a CDS encoding ANTAR domain-containing response regulator, with amino-acid sequence MRSLLVIRVEPTIAASSDAIPLTPERLLGANGYHVQVTDSEKEALKLAAEAEASILHLSLADVEYWVRCLGKGKVNTPLIWWCAPDTASSSVESCEVEASLDGILTPSMIGPEIHWTLHFAAKRYMERKQWEQERKQLQSRLEDRKWIDMAKAILCDLKQISESEAYDLLRKRAMDERKRMVDVATAIVKAHQLLQS; translated from the coding sequence ATGCGATCTTTATTGGTCATCCGTGTAGAACCAACGATAGCGGCCTCATCCGATGCAATCCCTCTAACTCCTGAGAGATTGCTGGGGGCAAACGGGTACCATGTGCAGGTGACAGACAGTGAGAAGGAAGCTCTGAAGCTGGCAGCTGAAGCAGAGGCATCCATCCTGCATCTGTCGCTGGCCGATGTGGAATATTGGGTACGATGCCTGGGAAAGGGGAAGGTGAACACCCCATTGATATGGTGGTGTGCACCGGATACAGCCTCTTCCTCAGTAGAATCCTGCGAGGTAGAGGCCTCGTTGGATGGAATACTGACCCCATCCATGATTGGGCCTGAGATACACTGGACGCTGCACTTTGCAGCCAAGCGTTATATGGAACGCAAGCAGTGGGAGCAGGAACGGAAACAGCTGCAGTCCCGGCTTGAGGATCGAAAGTGGATTGATATGGCGAAGGCCATTTTATGTGATCTGAAACAGATCTCCGAGTCGGAAGCCTATGACCTGTTACGCAAGAGAGCCATGGATGAACGTAAACGGATGGTGGATGTCGCCACGGCAATCGTGAAGGCGCATCAACTGCTCCAGTCGTAA